TCAGTGGTCTTCTTCAGGCACAGTCGGGTGAAATCAAAGCCCTAACGCCCGTGGGATACGTGTTTCAGAATCCGGATCATCAGCTCGTCATGCCAACGGTAGGGGCAGATGTCGCGTTTAGCTTGGTGGATGAGCATTTGCCCATGGCAGACGTCCATCGCCGTGTGGATGAAGCCCTCCATGCGGTGAAACTGCACCACCTCAAGCGACGCCCCATCTACGCCCTTAGCGGTGGGCAGAAACAGCGAATTGCGATCGCAGGCGCACTGGCGCGTCACTGTCCTGTTTTACTCCTTGATGAACCAACTGCACTGCTCGATCCGGATAGCCAGCTTGATCTAGTTCGCGAAGTTCGCCGCCTAGTCGATGAAAACGGCATTACAGCCCTGTGGGTCACCCATCGCTTGGATGAGCTTGATTACTGTGATGGGGCAATTCTTCTATCCCAAGGCAAGGTTGTTGATCAGGGGAATCCTCAGCGGTTGAAACAGCGTCTCATCCAATCTGCTGTTCAACTCCCTAATTAGTACGGATTGTTCAGTGCGGATTGTCAGGTACGGCATTACGCCATGAAATCCAGACATTCGGAACCCAACCAAGCTTGGGTTAAAATTGTAAAATAAAACTTAAAGTTTCTACCCAGCTCATCGCAATGAGCTAGAGCCGTCATGCCACGAGCACATCACAATGCCCTACTTTTAGTGGATGGCTACAACATTGTTGGAGCATGGCCACATCTGAAAGAGATTCGTGACGGCGACGGCCTAGAAGCGGCTCGAAATGCGCTAGTGGAGTGTTTAGCAAGCTACAGCTCCTTTCGGGGATATAAAACCCAGCTCATCTTTGACGCGCAGTATCAAGAAAATCCAGGACGTGAAGAGCCAGTTACCCGGTATTTATCGATCCGCTACACCGAATTTCGCCAAACGGCAGATACGTTAATTGAGCTGACCTGTGCCCAGTTTCGCCATGATTTGAGAAAGTACGATCATCGCCTAATCGTGGCAACCTCTGATCGGGCACAGCAATTAACCGTAGTAGGCTATGGAGCAGAGTGGATGTCAGCCAATCACCTCCTCAACGATGTGGAGGCCGCCAGTCGCCAGACCCATCGCCATAAAAAGTCTGTTCC
The nucleotide sequence above comes from Synechococcales cyanobacterium T60_A2020_003. Encoded proteins:
- a CDS encoding energy-coupling factor ABC transporter ATP-binding protein; the encoded protein is MTDVAIAIRDLCFEWSPKAQVLHHCTLDVPKGEFWMLLGTNGSGKSTLLKLISGLLQAQSGEIKALTPVGYVFQNPDHQLVMPTVGADVAFSLVDEHLPMADVHRRVDEALHAVKLHHLKRRPIYALSGGQKQRIAIAGALARHCPVLLLDEPTALLDPDSQLDLVREVRRLVDENGITALWVTHRLDELDYCDGAILLSQGKVVDQGNPQRLKQRLIQSAVQLPN
- a CDS encoding NYN domain-containing protein, translating into MPRAHHNALLLVDGYNIVGAWPHLKEIRDGDGLEAARNALVECLASYSSFRGYKTQLIFDAQYQENPGREEPVTRYLSIRYTEFRQTADTLIELTCAQFRHDLRKYDHRLIVATSDRAQQLTVVGYGAEWMSANHLLNDVEAASRQTHRHKKSVPRQAANRLSNRLDPVAQQRLAALRMGLKPKQ